The proteins below are encoded in one region of Bremerella sp. P1:
- a CDS encoding SLC13 family permease, whose product MPPPTLAARIGLWLGPIFALSLWLSPGLGFYLDAEQPQLNAIAGAFIWMGVWWLTEAAPLAATSLLPLVLFPLLGIQSVKEVASSYGDQNVFLFLGGFLVALAIERSGLHRRVALSIVYVMGDNPAKLLLGFMVATGLMSMWISNTATTLLMLPIAGSILAVADMRLTDDSARRNLGVGLMLGIAYAASIGGVATLVGTPPNIAFSSFYSQTYPDLPQVSFLAWMLMALPFSLVFMLITWGVLAYMLFPVHSSDSLGGRTVIADELQKLGPIHAAEWRSGIIFFATALLWILREPVEGWGWGVFFVDENGKTFVSDATTAMAMAILCFIIPRGGKEHGALLDWPTTVKVPWGVLLLFGGGIALAQAVNASKFDLYLGSHMANVMSQMSQSAMVIVTATGMVWLTEFTSNLASVQTFNPVLGSASEELGVPPLLLLVPATLAASCAFMMPVATPPNAIVYGSGRVPIGSMIKAGIVLNILSIILVSITVLVLGRLLI is encoded by the coding sequence TCTCTCTCTGGTTGTCGCCTGGCTTGGGGTTTTACCTCGATGCTGAGCAGCCGCAATTAAATGCGATCGCGGGGGCATTCATCTGGATGGGCGTGTGGTGGCTCACCGAAGCTGCCCCACTCGCCGCGACGTCTCTCTTGCCGCTGGTGTTGTTTCCGCTGCTGGGAATTCAGTCGGTCAAAGAGGTCGCCTCAAGTTATGGCGATCAGAACGTGTTTCTGTTCCTGGGCGGCTTTCTGGTCGCCCTAGCCATCGAACGCTCGGGGCTTCATCGCCGCGTGGCTCTTTCGATTGTGTACGTGATGGGCGACAACCCGGCGAAGCTGCTGTTAGGCTTTATGGTCGCGACCGGGCTCATGTCGATGTGGATCTCCAATACTGCCACAACGCTGCTCATGCTGCCGATCGCCGGTAGTATTCTTGCCGTGGCTGATATGCGCTTGACCGACGATTCTGCCCGGCGAAACCTGGGTGTCGGATTGATGCTGGGCATTGCCTACGCGGCAAGTATCGGCGGCGTGGCAACGCTGGTTGGTACGCCACCCAATATCGCGTTCTCGTCCTTCTACAGCCAAACCTATCCGGACCTGCCGCAGGTATCCTTCCTGGCCTGGATGCTGATGGCCCTCCCCTTCTCGCTGGTCTTCATGCTGATTACCTGGGGCGTTCTGGCGTACATGCTCTTCCCTGTGCATAGCTCTGACTCGCTCGGTGGGCGAACGGTGATCGCCGATGAACTACAAAAGCTAGGCCCCATTCACGCTGCCGAATGGCGGTCAGGCATTATCTTCTTCGCGACGGCGTTGCTGTGGATTCTGCGAGAACCGGTTGAAGGCTGGGGCTGGGGTGTTTTCTTCGTCGACGAAAATGGAAAGACCTTCGTCAGCGACGCTACGACGGCTATGGCGATGGCAATCCTGTGCTTCATTATTCCGCGCGGCGGTAAAGAGCACGGTGCACTTTTGGATTGGCCCACGACCGTCAAAGTGCCCTGGGGCGTGCTGCTGCTGTTCGGGGGCGGTATCGCGTTGGCTCAAGCCGTGAATGCCTCGAAGTTCGACCTTTACCTCGGGTCGCACATGGCCAACGTGATGAGCCAGATGTCGCAGTCGGCCATGGTGATCGTCACGGCGACCGGCATGGTGTGGCTGACCGAGTTCACCTCGAACCTGGCCAGTGTGCAAACGTTCAATCCAGTGCTTGGCAGTGCCTCGGAGGAACTGGGTGTCCCGCCGTTGCTCTTGTTGGTCCCGGCGACGCTGGCAGCCAGCTGCGCGTTCATGATGCCGGTCGCTACGCCTCCCAACGCGATCGTCTACGGCTCGGGCCGGGTGCCGATCGGCAGCATGATCAAAGCCGGGATCGTGCTGAACATTCTCTCGATCATCCTCGTTTCGATCACCGTGCTGGTGCTCGGACGACTGCTCATTTGA
- the sppA gene encoding signal peptide peptidase SppA, with product MADQNSSDMVQPIHNQPQPIIIQNHHSGSILWRIVAAIGWLGLFFCVPIILGLMISSASYYNTTEGVSEKYFAGSKTASDKIAVINVTGLIMEGQGYVRKQIDLVREDKNVKAVVVRVDSPGGTVTGSDYILHHLKKLKEERDIPLVVSMGAMATSGGYYVAMAVEDEEDSIYAEPTTTTGSIGVIIPHYNIAGLMKEYNIEDDSIMSHPRKQMLTMTREMPEEHREILQEYVNQAFTRFKDIVKEGRPAFEKDPAKLDVLATGEIFTANQALANGLVDKIGFIEEAIDRAAELADIDSKKTRVVTYEEPVALFDLGLAQNQALSFDKMLEMSAPKAYYMSSYLPPVVSTFPLGSR from the coding sequence ATGGCTGATCAAAATTCCTCGGACATGGTCCAACCGATTCACAACCAACCTCAACCGATCATCATCCAAAACCACCACTCGGGAAGTATCCTGTGGCGAATTGTGGCCGCGATCGGCTGGCTCGGGCTGTTCTTCTGCGTGCCGATCATTCTCGGCCTGATGATCAGTTCGGCCAGCTACTACAACACCACCGAAGGGGTATCGGAGAAATACTTTGCTGGCAGCAAGACGGCCAGCGACAAGATTGCCGTGATCAATGTCACCGGCCTCATCATGGAAGGCCAAGGTTACGTTCGCAAACAGATCGACCTGGTGCGGGAAGACAAGAACGTGAAAGCGGTTGTCGTCCGCGTTGACTCGCCTGGCGGTACAGTGACCGGTTCCGATTACATTCTGCACCACCTGAAGAAGCTCAAGGAAGAACGCGACATTCCTTTGGTCGTCAGCATGGGTGCGATGGCCACCTCAGGCGGCTACTACGTCGCCATGGCGGTCGAAGACGAAGAGGACTCGATCTATGCCGAACCGACCACCACCACCGGTTCGATCGGCGTGATCATTCCTCACTACAACATCGCGGGCCTGATGAAGGAGTACAACATCGAGGACGACTCGATCATGAGTCATCCGCGGAAGCAGATGCTGACCATGACCCGCGAGATGCCAGAGGAACATCGCGAGATACTGCAGGAATACGTGAACCAGGCATTTACTCGATTCAAAGACATCGTCAAGGAAGGCCGTCCTGCGTTTGAGAAGGATCCTGCCAAGCTCGACGTCCTGGCCACTGGAGAGATCTTCACCGCCAACCAGGCACTAGCTAACGGCTTGGTTGACAAGATCGGCTTCATCGAAGAAGCCATTGACCGTGCGGCCGAACTCGCCGACATCGACTCGAAGAAGACGCGCGTGGTCACCTATGAAGAGCCTGTGGCACTGTTCGACCTGGGACTCGCTCAGAACCAGGCCCTCAGCTTCGACAAGATGCTGGAGATGTCCGCTCCCAAGGCGTATTACATGTCCAGCTATTTGCCGCCGGTCGTGAGCACGTTTCCTTTGGGTTCGCGATAA
- a CDS encoding sugar phosphate isomerase/epimerase family protein, whose product MFVSASTECFPELPLRECMEKLVDLEFSAVDMTLDENSEHLRPSDVLSNLQRAIDICHDTQRLVISNFRLLSSAQGNDRYTEYEAICKLAKAVKVASITVPSGEFGTPFNEEVEHLRELVAISATEGIVTSMHTHVGCLSQDCDTIQVLCDNVKGLGITLDPSHFICREDGEKSYDKVLKYVRHVYLRDTSKDAMQVRVGQGEVEYGRLIQQLEQTGYNRALTVHMPPLPDTDQMAEMRKIRLLLESLL is encoded by the coding sequence GTGTTCGTTTCCGCGTCGACCGAGTGTTTTCCCGAGTTACCCCTGCGTGAGTGCATGGAAAAGCTGGTCGATCTGGAGTTCAGCGCCGTCGACATGACGCTGGACGAAAACAGCGAGCATCTGCGCCCCTCCGACGTGCTTAGCAACCTGCAGCGGGCCATCGACATTTGCCACGACACGCAGCGTTTGGTGATTTCCAACTTTCGCCTGCTGTCGTCCGCCCAAGGAAACGATCGCTACACCGAGTACGAAGCGATCTGCAAGTTGGCCAAAGCGGTCAAGGTTGCCTCGATCACGGTCCCCAGCGGTGAGTTCGGTACCCCCTTCAACGAAGAGGTCGAGCACCTGCGTGAGTTGGTTGCGATTTCCGCTACCGAAGGGATCGTCACTAGCATGCACACCCACGTCGGTTGCCTGTCGCAAGACTGCGACACGATTCAAGTGCTATGCGACAATGTCAAAGGCCTCGGCATCACGCTCGACCCGAGCCACTTCATCTGCCGCGAAGACGGCGAGAAGAGCTACGACAAGGTTCTGAAGTATGTCCGTCACGTCTATCTTCGCGACACCAGCAAAGACGCCATGCAAGTCCGCGTCGGCCAAGGCGAAGTCGAGTACGGCCGCCTGATCCAGCAGCTCGAACAAACCGGCTACAACCGTGCTCTTACGGTTCACATGCCACCTCTGCCCGATACCGACCAGATGGCAGAAATGCGAAAGATCCGCCTGCTGCTGGAAAGCTTGCTGTAA
- a CDS encoding SIR2 family NAD-dependent protein deacylase codes for MGKHTCLPTSNSLPTGCAAKSVVVFTGAGISTESGIPDFRSPGGVWSKYRTVYFDEFCRSAQARHEYWEQKTEAHVAFAAAEPNIGHQTIAKWEEKGKVRGVITQNIDGLHQIAGSQDVLELHGTAREVTCLDCDWRAPVDPLVVQFRETNEVPLCPECGDGRLKHATVSFGQVLPEETLNRAHQWCLEADLIITVGSSLVVYPAAGLPEAGKRSGGKLVLINRDETGLDMIADMLIPGSCGEALAAIDAAL; via the coding sequence TTGGGGAAACACACATGTCTTCCGACATCGAACTCACTGCCAACTGGCTGCGCCGCAAAATCGGTTGTTGTCTTCACCGGTGCCGGAATCAGTACGGAAAGTGGCATCCCTGACTTTCGTTCGCCTGGCGGTGTCTGGTCGAAGTATCGCACCGTCTACTTTGACGAGTTCTGCCGATCGGCCCAGGCACGGCACGAGTACTGGGAGCAGAAGACTGAAGCTCATGTCGCGTTCGCCGCTGCCGAGCCCAACATCGGTCACCAGACGATTGCCAAGTGGGAAGAGAAGGGGAAGGTCCGCGGCGTAATCACCCAGAACATCGACGGACTGCACCAGATCGCTGGCAGCCAGGATGTGCTGGAACTGCATGGCACCGCCCGGGAAGTGACCTGCCTGGACTGCGACTGGCGTGCGCCCGTCGACCCGCTAGTCGTGCAGTTTCGCGAGACCAATGAAGTCCCACTGTGCCCTGAATGTGGCGACGGCCGCTTGAAGCACGCCACCGTTTCGTTCGGACAGGTCTTGCCTGAGGAAACGCTCAACCGTGCTCACCAATGGTGCCTGGAAGCCGACCTGATCATCACGGTCGGCTCCTCCCTGGTCGTCTACCCAGCCGCAGGCCTGCCAGAAGCAGGCAAACGCAGCGGCGGCAAACTCGTGCTCATCAACCGAGACGAAACGGGTCTCGACATGATCGCCGACATGCTGATCCCCGGAAGTTGCGGCGAAGCACTCGCCGCGATCGATGCAGCGTTATAA
- a CDS encoding GntP family permease produces MIPFDISLFAQSAITPDQYSLLCLFVGMATVLGLIIFMRANAFLALITAAMVVSLMADGAIQDKFSRVASSFGGTAGGVGIVIALAAIIGKCMLDSGAADRVVRAFMSVFGEKRSPIALMGSGFVLAVPVFFDTVFYLLVPLGRSMFRKTQKNYLLYVMAIATGGCITHTLVPPTPGPLVVADQLNVDKGLMILIGAMIAFPAACAGLWFSAFMNRLMPLPMRPLGSEPEPEAIPDDKLPSLWISLAPVLLPVLLISTNTVLTTMADAERARSCVKAILRTGVRFVVGSKMTTLRTPRRTSVSTCWAPFAAMEAMPNEHASPS; encoded by the coding sequence ATGATTCCGTTTGATATCTCTCTTTTCGCTCAATCTGCCATCACGCCAGACCAATATTCCCTGCTTTGCTTGTTCGTAGGCATGGCAACGGTGTTGGGCTTGATTATCTTCATGCGGGCCAATGCCTTTTTGGCACTGATCACCGCCGCGATGGTTGTCAGCTTGATGGCCGACGGAGCGATCCAAGACAAGTTCTCGCGTGTCGCTTCCTCGTTTGGCGGAACGGCGGGCGGCGTCGGCATTGTGATTGCCCTGGCTGCGATCATCGGCAAGTGCATGTTAGATAGTGGCGCTGCCGACCGTGTGGTTCGGGCATTCATGTCGGTCTTTGGCGAGAAACGTTCGCCGATCGCATTGATGGGTAGCGGTTTCGTGCTGGCCGTGCCGGTGTTCTTCGATACGGTCTTCTACTTGCTCGTGCCGCTGGGTCGGTCGATGTTTCGCAAGACGCAGAAGAACTACCTGTTGTACGTGATGGCGATCGCAACCGGCGGTTGTATTACGCATACACTCGTGCCACCGACGCCAGGTCCGCTGGTCGTGGCCGATCAGTTGAATGTCGACAAAGGTCTGATGATCTTGATCGGTGCGATGATCGCATTTCCAGCAGCGTGTGCGGGGCTGTGGTTTTCGGCATTCATGAACCGCTTGATGCCACTTCCGATGCGTCCTTTGGGTAGCGAGCCAGAACCAGAAGCGATTCCGGACGACAAGCTTCCTTCGCTGTGGATTTCGCTCGCCCCCGTTTTGCTGCCGGTGCTATTGATCTCGACCAATACCGTGTTGACCACGATGGCCGACGCGGAACGCGCGCGCAGCTGCGTGAAGGCGATATTGCGGACTGGAGTACGTTTCGTAGTCGGATCCAAGATGACAACGTTGCGGACGCCGAGACGAACTTCGGTAAGCACGTGCTGGGCACCATTCGCGGCGATGGAAGCGATGCCGAACGAGCACGCATCGCCGAGCTGA
- a CDS encoding GntP family permease codes for MDKSFPKNRDAFLGVKLSGTAMSLAGKNPARMAPVTAERMNREVLESAYGADVVKPYTWETPNRKAANVTSMLGDPNFALLISAVIAMWTLAVQRSLSLKELASSVEVSLMSGGLIILITAAGGAFGAMLTVANVGDAIQNMFPVGSDAASAKLMILFLGFGIASVLKVAQGSSTVAMITSSGMLVSLANPEVLGFHPVYLAASIGAGSLFGSWMNDSGFWIFAKMSGLTEVEALKTWTPLLMVLGATSFVCAVIMAIVLPLA; via the coding sequence TTGGACAAAAGCTTTCCGAAGAACCGGGACGCATTCCTTGGTGTGAAGCTTTCGGGTACGGCCATGTCGTTGGCTGGCAAGAACCCGGCACGCATGGCGCCCGTGACTGCAGAACGGATGAACCGCGAAGTGTTGGAATCGGCGTATGGTGCCGACGTCGTGAAGCCGTACACCTGGGAAACGCCGAACCGTAAAGCAGCCAACGTGACTTCGATGCTGGGCGATCCTAACTTCGCCCTGCTGATCTCGGCGGTGATCGCCATGTGGACGCTGGCCGTACAGCGATCGTTGTCGTTGAAAGAGCTCGCCTCGTCGGTGGAAGTCTCGCTGATGAGTGGTGGTCTGATCATTCTGATCACCGCTGCTGGTGGTGCCTTCGGTGCGATGCTGACAGTGGCCAATGTGGGCGACGCCATTCAGAACATGTTCCCGGTCGGGTCAGACGCGGCTTCGGCCAAGCTGATGATTCTGTTCCTGGGCTTTGGGATCGCGTCGGTGTTGAAGGTCGCCCAGGGCTCGAGCACGGTGGCGATGATCACCTCGAGTGGTATGCTCGTCAGCCTAGCCAATCCGGAAGTGCTCGGTTTTCACCCGGTCTACCTGGCGGCCAGTATCGGGGCTGGTTCGCTGTTCGGTTCGTGGATGAACGACAGCGGGTTCTGGATTTTCGCGAAGATGAGCGGCTTGACCGAAGTCGAAGCGCTCAAAACGTGGACGCCGCTGTTGATGGTGCTGGGCGCAACCAGCTTTGTCTGTGC